CATGTTGATAGAATTATAGCTGAAGGCCAAAAGATACTAAGTGTTTAACATTCCATTTACAATGTCGAAAACAcgagttctcaactggtctccccctgggacccacattttgccatggtcataattttttttttttttttacatttcaaccaaccaaatttagtttttcaaaaatagctgttgaaaacacacatatatgatcttttttgaaacataaatctatatattttcctgtgcaacatgcttttcacagcatgcctgtcaaaagtaaagtttctttcaagataaaagacaagtccaacattatttttgaccagctgtcatGCAAACCACCCAGTACAGATCCAttacccacttttgggtcccgacccaccagttgagaattgctggttTAAAACAGATCTACTGCGATCACAGTATTTGAAGTCACacttaaaaacaatagaaaatctAGATCAACCATGTAGCACTGTGAGATGCCAAAGTATGGGATCTTATATTTGCCATAAATAAACatggacaacatttaaaggaagTGGGTTTGCAAtcagagggtcactggttcaaatccaacctggtccttcactatgggatgttgagcaagcaCCTTAACCCAAACTACTCGTGTTGTACTTGAGTTTGGATCAATGTGTctgctaaataaaaatgtagaatTTTAGGTTTAACTTAAAAGAAACTTTAATGTGATGGTCTAAAATAGTGCAAGTGCTCGATTACGTATTTactcacattttaataaaatacatcacAGCCATATTGAACCACACACTCATGTTTTTGATGGTTTAGCATTATGTGAAGCCGtgacgtgttttttttgtttttgttttttaatcaaaaggttagacattttaaaaaaacataccttTTAATGGAGGAGTTCTTGTTCTTTGTGAGAGTCCAGTCTGTGTTTGGCTGCTTCAGCTGCAAGAAGAAGTAACTGAGCATTAATTAAACTTCAAATATTtaagaattatttatttcatttctcattaaaaaaaaatgtccaaacatCAAGCAAATATAtggaaaaatgcaaaatgacatagtttaacttattttgaaatattaatTATCTTTTGGTCTTTGGTTCACAGAGATCACTCACGTTGCCATGCCCTTATTTAGGTGGTATCTGACTGCCATCTAGCGGACACTTGCTGAAACGCTGTTGCCTTCAGCTACTATTCGGCTGTCACTTGGTTTTCCTTTTATTCTCTGTGGCGCAGCGGGAAGGCTGACAGGGTACACTGTGGTGATGTTTATTCCATGCACGAGTCCATAATAGTATGATCTGCATGCTCCAATAACTCACCTAGAGTTGTTAACGGAAAGACTGCAAAGTAAGCGCATTTAATCGGTATTCAAAGTACTCTGCTCACCATATAGGGGCAAAAACCAATTAGAGCCCCACCGGGATGAAACGAAACATGATTTTAATCTTCAAAGGAATCCTGGCCGGggagaaaattaacaaaattacGCACGTCATTGTTTTGTAGCATGGGTTCAtgcattattttccaaaattaatAATTCCCCTAATGCTCCTCATGCAAGCGTTTTAATTAAAAGTCACACAGAGAGCCTTGGAAAGTTTTATAGCGCAGAGAATAAAGGCTCACACGCAGAGTGACGCCCCTCCGTGCAACTGTCGCGTGCGTCTTTCACGCATGACTGTGGATTCAATCTCACTTTTCACCTTCGGTTCATCAGCCGCAGCGTGTCAGTGCACTTGCTTATGTGCGTCAAGCACAGTTTGGCTGTGATTTGTCTTTCATGTGTCAAAGACAAACCTCCTGACGACTCATCTAAAGACTAATTATTATCCTGAGGACGCGCCTCTtctgaaggaggaggagagctGCAGGAAGATGTATGTGAGTCGGGAGTGCAGGGCTTTAGATCagtgaattaatattaatattttcattttattacaaTGAGTGCACAACTCAATCGCCccaaaaaataacttattttattgcacaataGCTGCAAAACATGCATCACAAATATTGAATATCTAAATCCGAAGTGTATAAAGTATCGCTTCATAGTCAATGTTTTCcttgcatatttttttatttatttatttatttatttttatttattttttacattgaatAAACAATCCTTTGggtcagcgattctcaactggtgggtcgggacccaaaagtgagtcgcagacagctggtcaaaaatgaataaatacttacGTCTCTCATGTAGgactcttttattttgaaaaaaacttttcttttgacaggcatggtgtgaaatgcatgttgcaggaaaatatatattaaaaaaaaaaaaaaaaaaaaaaagattatatatgtatgttttcaacagctattatttaaaaactacattttgttggttaaattctcaaaaaaaaaaaaaaaaggtcgtgatttaatgactgtgcaCGTGAGTTCCAAGTTGAGACCAGTCAAGAACCCCTGCTTAGAGCCCTTTTACAGCACCTCTGGAAACAAAAACTTcatcttgttcttgttttagctcatttattttGAACTTTTTGGTGGCTTTTATAGCTTTCACAAGCTCTTCCTCTATGACTGCACTTTTCATTTACTTGTCTTCTatgctatttatttgttttaagaacattttagtATAATTTTGAAACTGTAAACTTGTTTTGTGTCAAGATATGATGAATCTCAAAGTGGTTCTTCTAACTAAGGCTAATGGAGACTTGATCTCAGGGATTGCATGGAAAAATCAGTACATTTCTATATAGAACAGATTCTAcatgcatgcatgcacacagACAGTTCTGGTCAGATCTGATTATTTCATGTCTCATCTCACCcatcaaaacacattaaaaggtgGGGTTCAACATCTAAAATAGCCCAAACCTCAGAAATAGAtgactaagaaaaaaaaatcctaaatctGATATGTATTGTTGGACCAGACACAAGCCTACTCGTGATATACCATGCGATAAAGGGTGTAAGCCTAtagggaataataattaataacttaATATGATCATCGTCCCTGaatgtttttagtttgaaaataaGGAATTTATGGGAAACGGTCGATGTTACATTGACACATGTCTGGAGTTTGACTAAGCATCGTTGCGCACACACCTTCCTTCGTTTCTGTCctccatcccccccccccccccccccccccccccccccccccgctcccTGCTCTAATGTGAAGCCACATGTCATCTCTTCAGTCTCAGAGGACACAGATCTACAGGCTGCCCACGTCTCGTTCCAGTCGTGTCcttgtacccccccccccccccaccacccaccCCCCCGTCTCCCCAAAACCGGTCATTATCTTTGTCATCAATAACGCTGCTCCCActcccttttttccttttagtGTAGGCTACACGTAACATTGTTCTGTTTAACGCAGATCAGGTCGTGCTCGTGCCCTTGACGTGTCAGTGAGGTAATCTCTCCTTTGCTGTTAGTTTAGAGTTTAAGGAGGCGtgacgcgcacgcacacgcactatATAGAAGAAGCCCGTCTTTCACCTTGTCCGTGAATAACCTTGACTTTTCCAGCTGCATGGAAGGTGCGCGCGCTGTGCTGTGCCAATGATCCACTCACGTTCACATGCATCAACTGTGAGAAGTGTTTAATTGTGTCATCTTTAAACCCACCCCCCTCTCTGGGCTTGATTGACATCTTTATTCCCGACACGCTCTGCGCGTGTCACGCTTTCATTAACATGCCAATTAAAGGCAATTGTCCAGGGTCTCATTTCATTCCCCGGCTTTAACAGAAGCTGGGCAGTTATTACCATATGCACTAGCGATACTAttgaagtaaaacaaaaaaaatgtgtgaaaaaggGGAGACTTGTTTGGTTTGAGCTTAACTTTGAAGCTTGTCTGATATTTGACCTTCATGAAGGAATGTCATTCTTCAGGTTGCTGTCAGACACATAATCTAATGTGGGGGGTTTAAATAAAGGTGGATATCGGTGCTGAACGCGATCACTCATGACTGTGCGAATTTTGTCATATATACCTCGTTTGGAGTCGTCGCTCCATTGTTGACAGACGCACTCCGGCTTTGCGCGTTCCAGCTGTTTTCGGCGCTCTTTGCCTCGTTGTTCCTCGGCGTGCTGCTCGGGCTGCAcggctttaaaaacataaagtcACTTTTGGCGGATTCTGGTGTCAGACACACTTTATAACAATAGGACTGAGACATGCTGCTGTTCCCATTCACCTCCATGCAGTTGGTGGGCACTTTAGCGGAGGAGATCTGCAGGTTGAGGTTGGATTTTTTGAACACCTCTGGCGGAGGCTCGGGCTGAAAGCccccgcagcagcagcaggcaaACGGGGGCAGGTTGTACCCGCTCGGGGTCTCTCTGTCCTTGTAGCACTTCACAGCAGCCAGAACAATGATAGCCACCAGGAAGATTAGGGATATGGTGCTCAGTGACACGATCAGGTAGAGGGCGAGGTTGGAGGGGGGCTGTGGGCTGAGGGTGAGATCTCCGAAGTCTGACAGGGACTCTGGTTCTCTGTCCACCACTGTGAGGACAATGGAGACTGTGGCGGAGAGCGGCGGCTGCCCGTTGTCCTTGACTAAAATCACAAGTCTCTGTCTTGTTGCGTCTTTCTCCACCAAGCGCCGTATTGTCCTGATTTCTCCCGTGTAGAGAGCCACGCTGAGCAGACCGGGATCTGTGGCCTGCATCAGCTGATAGGAAAGCCTGGAGTTTTGTCCCGCGTCCGCGTCTAACGCAGTGATTTTGGTCACCAGGTACCCCGCGTCAACGGACCGGGGGATCACCTCCGTGGCCACGGTGCCATTTTTAGGAAGCGGTGACGCGATAACAGGTGCGTTGTCATTCTGATCCAAGACAAAAACATTGACTGTCACATTACTGGCCAAAGGAGGAAAACCTGCGTCCTGCGCTTGGACCAGAATCTGAAAGTTTCTGAGTTGCTCGTAATCAAATGAGCGCAGCGCGTAAATGTTGCCGTTGTCAGAGTTGATTGAGACATAAGTGGACACAGGCATGCCCTGAATCTGACCTTCCACAATAGAAAAGGACAAATAGGCGTTCTGGTTAGAATCGGGGTCGAAGGCAGATACAGAGCAAATGGAAGCGCCCGGGGCGTTATTCTCGGTCACATACACAGTGTATGAAGGCTGGGAGAACCGCGGGGGGTTGTCATTAATGTCAGACACTTTGACGAGGATGGTTTTCCTGGTGGAGAGCGAAGGAGAGCCTAAGTCTCGGGCTGTGAGTGTAATATTATATTCAGAAACTGCTTCCCTGTCCAGGAATTCACTGGTAACCAGTGTGTAATAGTTTTTAAAGGATGAATGTAACTGGAAAGGGACGTTACTCGGAATCTGACAGTCAACATTGCCGTTTTCTCCTGAGTCCCGGTCCATGACGCTGATCACAGCTATCACGGTCCCCGGAGGTGCGTCCTCCTGCACAGGTGTGGACACGGATGTGAGGATGACCTCCGGTGCGTTGTCATTGACATCCAGGATGTCCACCAGCACTTTACTGTGCACCGCCACCGCCGACGGTCCTCTGTCTTTGGCTTGCACATATAATTCATACACACTTGCTTTTTCATAGTCCACAACGCCTTTCACTCGGATCTCACCCATGTACGGATCCACGGTAAACAGTTCACGCACCTTCAGGGGTGCGTGTCCGCTGAACGCATAGGTAACCTCCCCGTTTGCGCCTTCATCCAAGTCTGTGGCGTTCAGCTTCACCACCAGCGTGCCTCTCGGTGCGTTCTCTACCAGGCTCGTCCGGTACACAGAGCGGTCAAACACGGGCACGTTATCGTTGGCATCTAACACCGTGATGGTGATTAAGGCTGTCCCGGTGCGCTCCGGAGCCCCGCCGTCAAaggcagtcagaaccatctgatGTCTTTTCTGCTGCTCTCGATCCAGCGGGTTGTCCAACACCAGCTCAGCAAACTTGCTCCCGTCGTTGCGGGTTTGGATGTTCGGTATGAAGTGCTCGTTTGCGCTCAGCTGGTAGGAGCGCAGGGAGTTGGTGCCCACGTCCTGGTCCTGTGCGCTCTCCAGCGGGAAGCGAGAGCCGGGCGCGGCGGACTCCGTGATGTCCAGGTTAAACTCGCTCCACGGGAAACTGGGAGAATTATCATTAACGTCCAATATCTCCACTTCCACTCTGTACAGCTCCAATGGATTTTCTATAACCACTTGTAAGTGTAAAAAGCAGCTCGGACTTTGTTCACAGAGCTCCTCTCTGTCTATTTTCTCGTTGACAAAGAGGATGCCGTTTTCCAAATTCACTTCCAGATACTGTTTCTTTGCCCCGGACACGATGCGAAACCGACGGGCTGACAGTTTGGCCACGTCCAAACCCAAATCTTCAGCAATGTTGCCCACGAACGCTCCGTGCTCCAGCTCTTCTGGGATGGAGTAGCGGATTTGTGCAAGAACCAAATCCACCACACAGGCACAGAACAGCAGGCACACAACCAAAGCAGTCACGGGCACCCAGCTGCCTCTGGAGAGTCTGTGATCCATCTCAGCTGCGTGCGTAAAATCACCTCAACAAAACATCTTTGTCCTCATAAAACCAGGCAGCACATGGAAAACCGAGTGTGTGacaaaagagagaaaggaagaagaagaaaaaaaaagaacccagATTTCAGTTTGTTACATCTGTGCGTAAAAACTTTAAACTGAGGATGAGCCGAAGGAGGAATAGAGAGCCTCTCTGCGCTCTGTGCGCAATAGCGGCTGTGTGAACGGTGCAGAATAGTGCATGCGTCTTCAGTGTATTGGAGcagacgagagagagagagagagagagagagagagagagagagagagagagagagagagagagagagagagagagagagagagagggagagaggggggggggggctctaatTACTCTAGACATTAAACCCGTTTACGTCCTCGTCTCAGTGCCTTTGACCCATTAAAGAGACAGGAAGGTGTAAGAATGACACCAAGTCAGAGCCGGATCCGTATTAGAAGTCAAGCTGCGTCTGGTGTCATTTTCTTCCTGCTGAGGACCGAGAAGGATTTGACCTCCTGATCTTAAAGTGTACTTAAGCCTTATAGACCACCAGTAatatccaaaataaataaataaaaaaacagtattggACAGGCTACCAGTTTGCTCCCAGG
The genomic region above belongs to Gouania willdenowi chromosome 10, fGouWil2.1, whole genome shotgun sequence and contains:
- the LOC114471287 gene encoding protocadherin-10 isoform X1 → MDHRLSRGSWVPVTALVVCLLFCACVVDLVLAQIRYSIPEELEHGAFVGNIAEDLGLDVAKLSARRFRIVSGAKKQYLEVNLENGILFVNEKIDREELCEQSPSCFLHLQVVIENPLELYRVEVEILDVNDNSPSFPWSEFNLDITESAAPGSRFPLESAQDQDVGTNSLRSYQLSANEHFIPNIQTRNDGSKFAELVLDNPLDREQQKRHQMVLTAFDGGAPERTGTALITITVLDANDNVPVFDRSVYRTSLVENAPRGTLVVKLNATDLDEGANGEVTYAFSGHAPLKVRELFTVDPYMGEIRVKGVVDYEKASVYELYVQAKDRGPSAVAVHSKVLVDILDVNDNAPEVILTSVSTPVQEDAPPGTVIAVISVMDRDSGENGNVDCQIPSNVPFQLHSSFKNYYTLVTSEFLDREAVSEYNITLTARDLGSPSLSTRKTILVKVSDINDNPPRFSQPSYTVYVTENNAPGASICSVSAFDPDSNQNAYLSFSIVEGQIQGMPVSTYVSINSDNGNIYALRSFDYEQLRNFQILVQAQDAGFPPLASNVTVNVFVLDQNDNAPVIASPLPKNGTVATEVIPRSVDAGYLVTKITALDADAGQNSRLSYQLMQATDPGLLSVALYTGEIRTIRRLVEKDATRQRLVILVKDNGQPPLSATVSIVLTVVDREPESLSDFGDLTLSPQPPSNLALYLIVSLSTISLIFLVAIIVLAAVKCYKDRETPSGYNLPPFACCCCGGFQPEPPPEVFKKSNLNLQISSAKVPTNCMEVNGNSSMSQSYCYKVCLTPESAKSDFMFLKPCSPSSTPRNNEAKSAENSWNAQSRSASVNNGATTPNELKQPNTDWTLTKNKNSSIKSYNSINMDGTLMRKAMHADPENYVTSMAPGQYWTWGTRPRATKDYKMSPSPSGLTSRPWTPRCTPPPQQQQPSIQAHPHPHPPPDYHHNVYIPGTPSGFCTLRPTTQRSELDVHNSFSTFGKKRRLQMSPQGEAAMINNDLYND
- the LOC114471287 gene encoding protocadherin-10 isoform X2, whose product is MDHRLSRGSWVPVTALVVCLLFCACVVDLVLAQIRYSIPEELEHGAFVGNIAEDLGLDVAKLSARRFRIVSGAKKQYLEVNLENGILFVNEKIDREELCEQSPSCFLHLQVVIENPLELYRVEVEILDVNDNSPSFPWSEFNLDITESAAPGSRFPLESAQDQDVGTNSLRSYQLSANEHFIPNIQTRNDGSKFAELVLDNPLDREQQKRHQMVLTAFDGGAPERTGTALITITVLDANDNVPVFDRSVYRTSLVENAPRGTLVVKLNATDLDEGANGEVTYAFSGHAPLKVRELFTVDPYMGEIRVKGVVDYEKASVYELYVQAKDRGPSAVAVHSKVLVDILDVNDNAPEVILTSVSTPVQEDAPPGTVIAVISVMDRDSGENGNVDCQIPSNVPFQLHSSFKNYYTLVTSEFLDREAVSEYNITLTARDLGSPSLSTRKTILVKVSDINDNPPRFSQPSYTVYVTENNAPGASICSVSAFDPDSNQNAYLSFSIVEGQIQGMPVSTYVSINSDNGNIYALRSFDYEQLRNFQILVQAQDAGFPPLASNVTVNVFVLDQNDNAPVIASPLPKNGTVATEVIPRSVDAGYLVTKITALDADAGQNSRLSYQLMQATDPGLLSVALYTGEIRTIRRLVEKDATRQRLVILVKDNGQPPLSATVSIVLTVVDREPESLSDFGDLTLSPQPPSNLALYLIVSLSTISLIFLVAIIVLAAVKCYKDRETPSGYNLPPFACCCCGGFQPEPPPEVFKKSNLNLQISSAKVPTNCMEPCSPSSTPRNNEAKSAENSWNAQSRSASVNNGATTPNELKQPNTDWTLTKNKNSSIKSYNSINMDGTLMRKAMHADPENYVTSMAPGQYWTWGTRPRATKDYKMSPSPSGLTSRPWTPRCTPPPQQQQPSIQAHPHPHPPPDYHHNVYIPGTPSGFCTLRPTTQRSELDVHNSFSTFGKKRRLQMSPQGEAAMINNDLYND